The window AGGTAGAGGCCGAGAAGGTAGGCGTACGCCGACTGATCCAGCTGCCCGTCGCATCTGGGGCAGAGTGGGCGATGCGCTCCAGGGCACTCGCCGCGTTTGGCGCGGTCCATGTGCTTCCAGTAGCTGATGGTGCCCGCGGGCACATTCAGCTTCCGTGCAACGTCTGCGTTTTTTGCGCCACCTCGGAGGAGGGCGATTGCTTTGTGTCGAATCTCCGGTCCGTGGAAGTTCATACGGACACCATGAGTTACTGATCGCCACCGAGGGTAGCAAAAAGCGGATGTTCACGAGAACGTGAGCATCCGCTTTTGGGTGTGCCGGGTGCGGGAGTCGAACCCGCACGTCCTTTCGGACAGATGTGTTTGAGACATCAGCGTCTGCCATTCCGCCAACCCGGCTGGCTAACCTCGGGCGAGTCTACCGGGTCACCGCAGGTCCTCGCAGCTAGGTAGGCTGCAGGAGCAGCAGCATCTGCCCGGTCCGCAACGAGGAGCCCCGTGACCACGCCCGAGTCGCCCCAGCCCGTCGCCGACGACGACAAGTCGCACGTCCCGCCGCTGACGACCCGCGTCGTCATCGCCGAGGACGAGGCTCTCATCCGCCTCGACCTCAAAGAGATGCTCGAAGAAGAGGGCTATGCGGTCGTCGGCGAGGCCGGTGACGGTGAGAAGGCGGTCGAGCTCGCCCGGGAGCACCGGCCCGACCTCGTCATCCTCGATGTGAAGATGCCGATCCTCGACGGTATCTCCGCCGCCGAGCGCATTGCCGAGGAGTCCATCGCACCGGTTCTGATGCTCACCGCGTTCTCGCAGCGTGACCTCGTGGAGCGGGCCCGGGATGCCGGGGCGATGGCGTACCTCGTGAAGCCGTTCAGTAAGAGCGACGTGGTGCCGGCCATCGAGATGGCTGTGTCGCGGTTCGCGGAGCTGAAGGCGTTGGAGACCGAGGTCGCGGATCTTTCGCAGCGGCTGGAGACGCGGAAGCTGGTGGATCGGGCGAAGAGCATTCTGCAGACGGATTACGGGCTGTCGGAGCCGGCTGCGTTCCGGTGGATTCAGAAGACGTCGATGGATCGTCGTCTGTCGATGCAGCAGCTTGCCGAGGCGTTGATCGAGGATGCCGAGGAGAAGCGGCGGGCGTCGAAGGACGGCGCGTAGTCGCGCAGGCGCGTACGGAAGAGGCCCGCATCCCGGATCGATCGGGGTGCGGGCCTCTTCGGTGTGCAGGGTGGGTCAGTCCTCGCCGAGGTACGCCTTGCGGACGGATTCGTCGTGGAGGAGGTTCTGGCCGGTGCCGGAGAGGACGATCTTGCCGACCTCCATGACGTGGCCGTGGTCGGCGAGGGAGAGTGCGGCCTGGGCGTTCTGCTCGACGAGCAGGATGGTGGTGCCCTGGGCCTTGAGCTCGACGATGGTCTCCATGATCTTCTGCATCATGATCGGGGAGAGCCCCATGGAGGGTTCGTCGAGCATGAGCAGTTTGGGCTGGGACATGAGGGCGCGGCCCATGGCGAGCATTTGCTGTTCGCCGCCCGAGAGGGTTCCTGCGGCCTGCTTCCTTCGTTCTCCGAGGATGGGGAAGAGGTCGTAGGCGCGCTGGATGTCCTTTTCGATGCCTGCTTTGTCGTTGCGGAGGTAGGCGCCGAGGAGGAGGTTCTCGGTGATCGTCAGCCGGGGGAAGATGTGGCGTCCCTCGGGGGAGTGGGCGAGGCCCAGGGAGACGATCTTGTGGGCGGGGATGTTGGTGAGTGGTTTGCCCTCGAAGAGGATCTGGCCGCCGATGGGCTTGAGGAGGCCGGAGAGGGTGCGCAGGGTGGTGGTTTTTCCTGCGCCGTTGGTGCCGATGAGGGTGACGACCTGGCCGGCTTCGACGGTGAAGGAGATGCCTTTGACGGCTTCGATCTTGCCGTAGGCGACGCGGAGGTCTTCGACCTGGAGCAGTGCGGTCATCGGGTGTCCTCCTCTTCGGTGCGGGTGGTGCTGGTGTCGTCGTCGGTGGCGGTTGCCGCTTCGGCGGGCTCCGCTTCCGTGGTTTCGGCTTCGGCGTGTGCTTCGGCTTCTGCGGCTTCGACTTCGGCGACTTCTTCGGCGCCGGGGGCGCCTTCGAAGGGGGTGCCGAGGTAGGCGGCTACGACGCGTTCGTCGCTCTGGACGACGTCGGAGGTGCCTTCGACGAGTTTTTCGCCTTGTACGAGGACGGCGACTCGGTCGCAGAGGTTGAAGATGAAGCGCATGTCGTGCTCGATGACGAGGACGGCGATGCCTTGGTCCCGGATGGCGAAGATGAGTTCTTCGGTGACGCGGGTTTCCTGGGGGTTCATGCCTGCGGTGGGCTCGTCCAGGAGGAGGAGTCCGGGGTCGCTGGCGAGGGCGCGGGCGATTTCCAGCTTGCGCTGGTCTCCGTAGGGGAGGTTGCGCGCGAGGTGGTCGGCCTTGTCCTGGAGGCCGATGAACTCGAGGAGTTCCA is drawn from Streptomyces sp. NBC_01717 and contains these coding sequences:
- a CDS encoding ANTAR domain-containing response regulator; protein product: MTTPESPQPVADDDKSHVPPLTTRVVIAEDEALIRLDLKEMLEEEGYAVVGEAGDGEKAVELAREHRPDLVILDVKMPILDGISAAERIAEESIAPVLMLTAFSQRDLVERARDAGAMAYLVKPFSKSDVVPAIEMAVSRFAELKALETEVADLSQRLETRKLVDRAKSILQTDYGLSEPAAFRWIQKTSMDRRLSMQQLAEALIEDAEEKRRASKDGA
- a CDS encoding ABC transporter ATP-binding protein; the encoded protein is MTALLQVEDLRVAYGKIEAVKGISFTVEAGQVVTLIGTNGAGKTTTLRTLSGLLKPIGGQILFEGKPLTNIPAHKIVSLGLAHSPEGRHIFPRLTITENLLLGAYLRNDKAGIEKDIQRAYDLFPILGERRKQAAGTLSGGEQQMLAMGRALMSQPKLLMLDEPSMGLSPIMMQKIMETIVELKAQGTTILLVEQNAQAALSLADHGHVMEVGKIVLSGTGQNLLHDESVRKAYLGED
- a CDS encoding ABC transporter ATP-binding protein; the encoded protein is MTTTTKTATTVLDASGVTMRFGGLTAVRNVDLTVNAGEIVGLIGPNGAGKTTFFNCLTGLYVPTEGKVSYKGTVLPPKPHLVTQAGIARTFQNIRLFANMSVLENVLVGRHTRTKEGLWSALLRLPGFTKAENASRERAMELLEFIGLQDKADHLARNLPYGDQRKLEIARALASDPGLLLLDEPTAGMNPQETRVTEELIFAIRDQGIAVLVIEHDMRFIFNLCDRVAVLVQGEKLVEGTSDVVQSDERVVAAYLGTPFEGAPGAEEVAEVEAAEAEAHAEAETTEAEPAEAATATDDDTSTTRTEEEDTR